CATGTCCGGACAAGAACTTGATTTCCGGCGAGGTTATCTTTATCATTTTCGCAGTCTTGCCTCAACATTTTTCTAAGCGATCTTCCGTTCTTCCTTTTCATAGCTTTTGATACATCATAGTTTCCTTGACTTCGCCTTGTAGTGATTCAAACGTGGTTCTCGTGTCAGACCGTCTTTGCCCATTGTTTACTCTGATACAGTGCCTTCCTACTCGTCCTACATCCTATTCGCCCTGGCTGGGGAATTTCGCTCAATAAATTCCCGTCTGCTTGCCTCGTCCTTTCTTCTCTTCATATGCCTCTTTCTCTACAGGCTCTTCTGTAACTTTCTCCATATTCTATTCCTAATTCGTATTCTTGTATCCTTCTTCTTAGGTTCTGGTTTTCTATAATTAACCACCCATGTTCTTGTGCAAGGttgattcattcttttatcaacattttctttgtttctttccaTTGTGCGAATCGTGCTTCATTTTACTTCATTTTCGCACTGGAGAGCAAAGATCTTTTCATCTCGATTTTGAAAGTGAGACTGATTTTCTCTTCTCTCATCGCCCCATTTGATGTTTATCATTGGTCTTTCTGTATCATACGGTTGAACCCATTCAGTCCAATATTGCGGGTCTTCCATGGTGGCAGCTGTCTGCTGTCAGAATTTCCTCTTTGCATGGCTGGGGTTTCCAGTGTAAGGAGATACAGTATTTTGAAAGGTCAGGATTTTTCGAGCCAACGAAGAATAAGGTATTGTTTTTATCACAGTGACACTCCATTGTTGTTTTGGGAGGACATGTTTTTTGAGAGGGTGATAGCTTCAAATAACAAGTAGACGAGTTCTCATGGTGGATAGGAAGATGGTAGGATGATAAACAGGTTatacatgtgatgatttctaattGGATACTAGCAGGTGAGGAATAATCCtctctgtttctagcgccaaaatgtaattgcggaaaatcccacaactacacccaatgaaGTGATAAGAACACCAAGTCTAAGTCATAGTGATAAACTTAAGCATTAATGATATTATGCACCTCTTGACGTTAAATATGATCTTCAATTGAGCTCTTATATTGAAAATATGGTGGTCTTACAAATATTACAAAGATTCAAACACATAACAATGGAGATGATAAGTAAAAGGTGAAACTCTAATggcttcttttctcttttctaggAATGGCTTTTTGCTCTGTTACTTGACTGAATTCTTTCTTATGTCTCTCTCTTCACTATCTGAATTCTTATATAGGCAAATACCATGGTAGAAGACAACCGGGTTCACGTGCAAAATCTTTGCTGATTGATTTTTGTTCATTCTGTCGTATCTGCCAGGTTTTGGGGAGATGTCGCTGTCTTTCGCGTTGTTGCTTCTTGCTCTTCTCGAGTGATATCGTGTTGTAACCTGTCGTACGGTTGTTCTTCGTGCTTGTTTCTCTTTGTCGCATAATTAGTCTTCGCCTAATTTCTCTCTTCTTTGTATTAACAATCGTCTTAATCAGGGCGAGGTTGTAATTTAGTTTTTTGCGATATTTCGCCCCTACACTGGTGTGATTAGTTGATTGCTGGTGATGGTGATCAAGAAAAGAAGGAACTGGTAGTTGTGTTCAGGTGGAAGAGAATTGGTAGAGTGGGCATGCGGTTGTTGGTGAGAAATTACTGGTAGTGGAGGTTGTAAGGACTTTGGTGGTCGTAAAGGTGAGGGGGAAATGGTGGTCGGTGGTGAGACAGATGTATGGACTGGTGATGGTATAATCGGTGTATGGAATGGTGAAAGAGTTTTTGGACACTCTTTGGGACAGCAGATTGTAAAATGAGGTATATAAAATTTGGAAATCAAATTGGGCTCGATTGTTTGTCTGCTTTTCTGTATTTTTTGTCATTGTTTGTTATCTAGGTCCAATACTCCACGTGGTTTCTCAGGTATTTTCACATGCATCAGCCAACAAACTCCCATCTAGCCAAAACAGCTTGCACTAATAACAGCGTTAAATCAACCGAGAGATAAGTATAAAACAAAGTTCGGAAAAGTTGGCGTAGACAAAACTGCAGTTTAGAGTTGTCtaggaaaagataaatcaacgatTATGGGGTGTTATTTTTTCATTGCTTTAAATAAAACCGTGTTATATTTTTCCCAAAATACCCTCCCTCAAATACCCTTCCTAGTTACCTAAATGGTTGAAATGGTGGTgatgaagtggtggtggtggtggtggaagcttaaAAATCTCTGCTAAACCCCGAAGCGGAACCAGTGAACCTTTgggtgaatgcggtgtaacgatcctgaatgcggtgtaacgaacCTGAATGCGGTTTTACGATCCTGAATGCAATGTAACGATATGTAAgcggcaccaccaccacctacaaatagcaccaccgtcaaaaaaattataatgaaagCAAAAGTTAAAATTATGTATGAAGGGATAAATATGAAGGACACATAGGTAATGTCATTAACATATTTAACTGTGAGTCACCACTTAACTCTCTTTCTAACGAAAGTATGATTATTTTGTTAATAGTTTGATGCTTTTGTGAATTGGGTCCTAATAATGGGTCCTACTAATATAAGGGTTCTACTTAGATTCCTTATTCATCTCAAATCTCGATTACTTATTGATTCCTTCAACAAAATTAAATCTCACTTCATCCAGATGGGAACTGGATTTTGGATTAACATGATAAACTTCTCAAATGTGGAATATATGTCACTGACTAACTTTTTGAGGTAAGATATTAATCCGGTATGAATTTTCTTTAAGTTTGACTCTGTATTTTGTTTGGGGTACAGTGTGTTATGTTCAACTGTATGCACAGATTGTTTCATGTTTCACATAGATGGTGGTTTCTGCTGAATTTTAAACATGTTACATATCATTACTGCATATACCTTACTGCAATTAGGTTACCAAATTTTAGATCCTGTTGTGGTCTGCTTTACCATGGGTTTTAGTAAATTGATGTTTGCTCTCTGACACGGAGGAAACTACACTTGTCGTCGTCTAACACATGGTTTGTGGACAGTGGATGCaaatcatttttctttcattgtattaaAATCATATATGTCATGCGGCTCATGCCTCATTTATGCAAGTTTAATTTTGGTACTATTGATTTGGAAAAAGTTCAAGCTTAAATTCTTTGTTCAAAATTTTCAGGTCTACCGATTATTGTGGTGCGGATGTGGCAATACACAGGTTTATGATGGAGGTTTGCTGGGTTCCAATATGTTAGATGCTTTATGTGACTCTTAACCACAGTAACTACAAAGTTTCATCAGCATCACATGTGATTTTTCGCTAGTATTATAGATACTCTACTCATATTAAGTCCTCTTCGTGTGTTTCACTTTTCATGTACGAAAGTGTTTCTTCCTGAAACTTGATTTTTGTATACTTTAAAAAAGGTGTTGTTCACAATGTGTCACAGTGGTGCTTATGCAGAATGGAAGGTTGTTTTGCTGCTGATGTGAATTTCATTTCACTTAAAACTTGGGTTGAGGTAGGTTTCCGTGATCTTAAATTTGCTTTAACTGAAGATTGTTTTTATTTAACTTCCTAAACAGTTTTTTAAAATTTATACTAGATGATTTGAAGAAGCTAGACGTTCAATTTTGCAGACATTATGCAGAAAAAAACCAAGTCTTagatttgtttttattatttggaATACATGAAAGGCGACTGTTTCAGATATTATGCTGGAAAAAACCAAGTCTTAGATTTTTCTTATTACCTGGAATACACGAAGGGCTTCTGTCTGGTGGTCATGGACTAATAGTCAGAGGTTATGATCCACTTATCAAAACTCTTGCAAAGGGTCTTGATATTCGCCTACACATCAGGTATGTGAAATAATAAACTTTTTCTTGATTGTGATCAATTTTATATGTTAGTTCAGGATTTGATTTCACCTTCTCTTTCAGAGTCGCAAGTATTTCACAGCGTTATAGTGAAGTTGAAGCTAGTGTTAAAGATGGGCCAAGGATCACATCCGATGCAGTAATTGTTCATGTGTTGTTCTTCTTGGCGTTTTGGGATCTCAGAAAATATCATTTGATTAATACCACTTACAAGATCATAGCTAAGACACTGGCGACAAGACTAAAGCAAGTCCTACTTTCTCTAATCTCGGACACACAGAGTGCTTTCATTGCAGGGAGGCAGATTACAGATAGCATCTTACTTGCTAATGAGTGTATGGACACAAAGGTGAAGCAGAAAGAAGCAGGCTGGGTCATGAAGCTAGATGTGGAGAAAGCGTACGACAAGGTAAATTGGAATTTTCTTCTTAAGGTAATGGAGAGAATGGGGTTTGGTTTCACTTGGAGGAACTGGATTTGAACTTGTATTTCACATGCGCACTTCTCAGTCATGGTCAATGGGGTTCCAGGTGCTAAGTTTAGAAGCTCTCGTGGCCTTAGGCAAGGAGACCCCTTGTCACCATTCTTATTCACCATGGTTATGGAGGGTTTCTGCCGGATGATTGCAAAAGCGGAAGAAAATGGTCGGATAGCTGGTTTTAAGGTCTCAATGGACGGACCCGTTGTGTCTCACTTGCTTTTTGCGGATGATACATTACTTTTTAGCGCAGACGAGGCTCAAAGCATCCACACCATGAGAGCAATACTGACCTGTTTTGAGTTTGTATCGGGATTAAGTATAAATCTTACAAAAAGTACAGCAATAAGTATTGGAGATACCACACAAGATGAGAGACAGTAAAAGACTCTCTTGGATGTTCACTTGAAGATATTTGCCTTTCAAGTATCTTGGAATGCCAGCAGGGTCTTCGTATAGATGCAAAAAAATATGGGATCCAATGGTTGAAAGCGTAGAGAAAAGATTAGAGGGTTGGAAGAGAATTTATCTCTCTTATGGAGGGAGATAGGTACTCATAAtgcatgttctgagttcactcgCTGCCTACTTGATGTCGGCTTTTGCTATTCCTCCTCCTATAGCGAAAAGAATTGAAAGAGCAATGAGAACTTTTCTGTGGGGAGTAAAAGATGGGAGGAATAGAACTGCCTTGGTGGCATGGCATAAAATATGTCATACAAAACAAGAGGGAGGTCTGGGTATCAAAGCTATATCTGTGATGAATGATGCTTTGTTGTGCAAGTGGCTGTGGCGGTTCTCAAATGAGCCTGAGGCACTGTGGAGAAGGGTAATTGAGGCTAAGCATGGGTGCGATAGTAATGGCTGGGATGCTAAACAAACTAAGCAACCGTATGGAATAGGATTGTCGGAGAGGTATCTGCAATAGACTCGACAAATTTAAATTGGGTATAGCGCACAAGGTTGGCAATGGGAGAAAAACTCGTTTCTGGGAGGACAGATGGCTGGGGGTAGAGTTGCTCAAAGATAAATATCCGAATATATTTGAAGTCTCAAGAAAGAAAGGGAGCTGGGTTAGCGATTTGGTTACTAACAACACGGAAGTAGGAATCAGTTGGAACTTGGATTTTAAAAGAAGACTCACAGACATTGAAATTAACGAGGCAGCATCACTATCTTCTCAGTTAGGAGGAGTTATTTTAAGTGATCTTGAAGATACTAGAAGATGGAGATGGGATACAAACAGAGCTTTTTCAGTTAAATCTTGCTATCAAGGTCTCGCAAAGAGTTCAGGTATAATTTTCGCTTTTGCACAAGTATGGAAACAAATTGTTCCAACAAAGGTCTCTTTCTTTGTGTGGTTAATACATCACAAAGCAATTTTAACACAGGATAATCTGACCAAGAAAGGGTAGCAGTTAGCAAATAGATGCATTTTCTGCAAGTCAAGTGAAGAAACTATCAACCATCTGTTTACTCAGTGTCATATGGTGCATGCTGTTTGGATGTTTTTCAGGAAAGAATTTCAGAGGGATTGGGTTATTAGTGAGAATTCTACTGATCTATTTACTGAGCAATGGACTCGCGGACTTACTGAAAATGGTAAGATTCTCTGAAAATTACTACCTTTTGCTTTTGTTTGGGGAGTGTGGAAACAAAGAAATAAGTGTATATTTCAAGACTCCGAATACGTGCAGGAAACATTAATTAGGAAGATTAAGTCTCTCTTGCTATATTGGACCTCTACAAGCATATCCTTCAGAGGCATTACCTTTCCAGTATAGAGATAATAGTTAGTCTGTGATCTTGTTTTTAGTGGGTTTTCCTCATTTTTGGGTTAACTGTGTTGGTTCGGGTACTTGGTTCCCTTTAACCTATTGAGCTATTGTTTCCTATTGTTTCTGCTGCCTTTAGCAGAAATGGTTTGGTTTTCCCttttctctcttctcttctcttctcctcccctCTCTCTGTAATATTCTTCCTCCTTTACTATATTTTTGTTGTattgatcaaagaaaaaaaaaaagaaaaagaaaaagaaaatatcatTTGAGCTTTCATTACGGAAGTGgaatgaagaaaaaaatttggatTCAAGGGTAGATATATATAGCAGGGAATTTTTTCTGGTGCTTTTAGGTGCAAGTTAAAAAGGAAAAAGTCTACTGCAGTGAGTTGTATAGATTGCCTAATCTTGAATGATATATATATTGATTCGTCGTATGTTAATTTTTTGAAATACCTGTACATTTTTTAGGTCAGTACTGATTAAAGTGAATATTATATTTTTCAGTTGGCGCATAATTATTGATAATAGCCAAAATTTCAATATTGTTCCCGTggaagagaattttattctccccTTTTGTAAAGAAGACATACTTATTAAGGTGAAAACGCGAGAAGAAGATTGTGCTGTATAGAAACCTTGAAATGGTTTCCCCCCATGGAACTTATACATATCCATTGTTGGTGTAACCGCACATACAATGTGAACATGTTCGATTAACTTCTTAATGTGATGCGAATCGATTTTATCAGTTGGAGATGTGATTGAATATCGAAAGCTGCAAATGAAATGTTAATctgcccgtgccgttacggcacgggtaatGCCCTAGTTAATTTACAaaatataaaaaagaattaaaaaaacaaaacaaaacaaattgatGACGTGGGTATAGGTAAGAGTTTCTAAAAATCCATACTTCCCTCCGAACCTAAACTTCCATATCAAATTAAATTTAATAACTACAAAAGATATTTTTATTGCTTATAGTTTATAAAATCCTACATGACAATAATATTTTTAGAAACTCATATTCCATTGGAGATGGTCTTAGTTGACCAACAACTCAACTGTAAACTCACGGGTAAACTATTCAAACAGACAAAGATCCAAAATAGATTTTTATTGTGCTTTGTGGTATGTTTGGATGGTGGTAAAGAAATCTCATTTCCATATATCATGTTTATCAAGGAGGGAAATTCTTTAATCAGGACAGATCTTAAAGGCCTGGAAATAAAATTCATGCTCAGGATA
This is a stretch of genomic DNA from Papaver somniferum cultivar HN1 chromosome 1, ASM357369v1, whole genome shotgun sequence. It encodes these proteins:
- the LOC113271486 gene encoding uncharacterized protein LOC113271486, with amino-acid sequence MVNGVPGAKFRSSRGLRQGDPLSPFLFTMVMEGFCRMIAKAEENGRIAGFKVSMDGPVVSHLLFADDTLLFSADEAQSIHTMRAILTCFEFVSGLSINLTKSTAISIGDTTQDERQ